CTCTGCTGTTTATCCTTATTGGATCCTTCGGCTATTGGAATCTCGCCATGATGACCATCGCCATCGTGGTTTCAGCGGTCGTCATTTCCCTCATGGTGGGCATACCGGCCGGGATTGTCATGGCCTGGAGCGACTGGGTGGAGTCCACGGTGCGGCCCGTTCTGGACGCCATGCAGACCATGCCTTCCTTCGTCTATCTCATCCCGGCGCTCATGCTCTTCGGACTGGGCAAGGTTCCGGCCGTCTTCGCCACCATCGTGTACGCCATGCCGCCGGTCATCAGGCTTACCAACGTGGGGATCCGCCAGGTGCCGAAGAGTATTATCGAGGCGGAAGCCTTCGGCGCCAATCGGTGGCAGGTGTTGTTCCACGTACAGATTCCTCTGGCCAAACCGTCCATCATGGTGGGGATCAACCAGACCACCATGATGGCCCTTTCCATGGTGGTGATCTCGTCCATGATCGGCGCCCGCGGCCTGGGGCTTGAAGTGCTGCTCGCCATCAATCGCATCGAGGTGGGCCGCGGTTTTGAAGCCGGATTGAGCATCGTTTTCCTTGCAATCGTGATCGATCGAATCACCAACGCGCTGGCGGCCCGGCAGCGCCACCGTGAGACCGCATAGCCATCGGAA
This is a stretch of genomic DNA from Desulfoglaeba alkanexedens ALDC. It encodes these proteins:
- a CDS encoding ABC transporter permease; this translates as MWNEFPRFFRIPLSDWIDALMDWVLTHWGAFFDAFGDVLLKILLVIEAFFLWLPWPVTVAAVWLAAWWALRRWWAGPAMALLFILIGSFGYWNLAMMTIAIVVSAVVISLMVGIPAGIVMAWSDWVESTVRPVLDAMQTMPSFVYLIPALMLFGLGKVPAVFATIVYAMPPVIRLTNVGIRQVPKSIIEAEAFGANRWQVLFHVQIPLAKPSIMVGINQTTMMALSMVVISSMIGARGLGLEVLLAINRIEVGRGFEAGLSIVFLAIVIDRITNALAARQRHRETA